A DNA window from Hypomesus transpacificus isolate Combined female chromosome 24, fHypTra1, whole genome shotgun sequence contains the following coding sequences:
- the LOC124486715 gene encoding aerolysin-like protein has protein sequence MSYLSPILVIGGQGGSAFDFSGDNSGATLKKIWVWVVSSRVKALKIWLTDGQNQEFGNPAGDFSEFEFRDGEHITKLSLWGNGAGTRLGAIKFRTSSSREFFPQMTEWGLKTEYPIDVGSGICIGLCGRSGSDIDSLGFKFINTIKSTVLRDVQYPTLHNVIPQVAVEEIKSMTYINKSTVTQEYKLETSKTITKKSLWSVTNKLETSFNFEVKAGIPEVIDVSTGFSFTVGTESTHTLEEETSTTETMSFPVSVPAGNTLHVDVTIGRVTVDLPYTATVEITCLNNSVLKFNTSGTYYGLTYTDVKVVTK, from the coding sequence ATGTCATACCTTTCACCCATCTTAGTTATTGGAGGACAAGGAGGTTCTGCCTTTGACTTCAGTGGTGACAACAGTGGAGCAACACTGAAAAAGATATGGGTGTGGGTTGTGAGCTCGCGGGTGAAGGCTTTGAAGATTTGGCTTACTGATGGTCAAAACCAAGAATTTGGAAATCCTGCAGGGGATTTTTCTGAATTTGAGTTCAGAGATGGAGAGCATATCACCAAGCTTTCACTGTGGGGAAATGGTGCTGGAACACGTTTGGGTGCTATTAAATTCCGAACAAGTTCCTCACGGGAGTTCTTTCCTCAAATGACAGAATGGGGGCTGAAAACTGAGTACCCTATTGATGTTGGCTCTGGAATCTGCATTGGACTTTGTGGAAGGTCTGGTTCAGACATTGATTCCTTAGGTTTCAAATTCATTAATACCATCAAGTCTACTGTATTGAGGGATGTCCAGTATCCCACACTCCATAATGTAATACCCCAGGTGGCTGTTGAGGAAATCAAGTCCATGACCTACATAAACAAATCTACTGTCACTCAAGAATACAAACTGGAAACCTCTAAAACGATCACCAAAAAGTCATTGTGGTCTGTGACCAACAAGTTAGAAACAAGCTTTAACTTTGAGGTGAAAGCAGGAATTCCAGAGGTAATAGACGTATCTACTGGATTTAGCTTCACGGTGGGAACAGAAAGCACACATACCTTAGAAGAAGAGACATCCACTACTGAGACTATGTCTTTTCCAGTTAGTGTTCCTGCTGGGAACACCCTACATGTTGATGTCACTATTGGTAGAGTTACAGTTGATCTCCCCTACACTGCCACAGTGGAAATTACCTGTCTCAATAACAGTGTTCTGAAGTTTAACACCAGTGGAACCTACTATGGTCTCACTTACACAGATGTAAAAGTAGTTACAAAGTAA